From a single Nostoc edaphicum CCNP1411 genomic region:
- a CDS encoding DUF4335 domain-containing protein, translating to MNIQRKYSLPNCTLLLEGLSDVTRAAHFQEMRPELSILVNAECYLSGYNQPITGGREFFESLVRAVSGYAQEFLSSVPNPQAHNQESELVEFQKIDSNRHRLIIHSEGAPEGFESQSNNSKRPPIEIDLNTVQLFDLVEAVDQFFADTQTLPELSLELQPVTRRYGGASQALIKQAIPAAVGVSSLAVAAIAFNLIPPPQMRPPQPKTDEQTSSTTKSITPPASAAATPIAAPTPTPTPTASAKPVVKDLEALLNTVSEITDPSQLRALNRQVYNQIHPTWTNRSGLQQDLIYRLGVAADGAIVGYKAVNKEANQGVGQTPLPNLLYNPANRAPISNEPIAQFRIVFTTQGVLQVSPWRGYARTPEVVGAKITDSNITKGLNQKLYNTVRQTWNGTPTFTRDLKYRVALNKEGVIADYEPLNQVAFDYFRETPLPKMFNDIYGSNVAAPNNKEPLAHFQVIFKPSGKLEVTPWQGYQ from the coding sequence ATGAATATTCAACGTAAGTACAGTCTACCTAATTGTACACTGCTTTTAGAAGGGTTAAGTGATGTCACTAGGGCCGCACACTTCCAGGAAATGCGCCCAGAATTATCAATATTGGTAAATGCAGAATGCTATTTATCTGGTTACAACCAACCGATAACGGGAGGGCGAGAATTTTTTGAAAGTTTGGTGAGGGCTGTTAGTGGCTATGCCCAAGAATTTTTAAGTAGTGTACCTAATCCCCAAGCACATAACCAGGAATCGGAACTGGTAGAGTTTCAAAAAATTGACAGCAACCGACACAGGTTAATCATCCATTCAGAAGGTGCTCCAGAGGGGTTCGAGTCTCAGTCTAATAATTCCAAACGCCCGCCTATTGAAATAGATTTAAATACGGTGCAGTTGTTTGATTTAGTGGAAGCAGTGGATCAGTTTTTTGCTGATACCCAGACTCTACCAGAACTATCCCTAGAACTACAACCAGTTACCAGACGCTATGGCGGTGCTAGTCAAGCCTTAATCAAGCAAGCTATTCCTGCTGCTGTAGGAGTCTCAAGTTTAGCAGTAGCAGCGATCGCATTTAACTTGATTCCACCTCCCCAAATGCGTCCACCGCAGCCTAAGACAGATGAGCAAACTAGCTCTACAACAAAGAGCATTACTCCTCCAGCATCAGCTGCTGCAACACCTATTGCGGCTCCAACGCCCACACCAACACCTACAGCTAGTGCAAAGCCAGTAGTTAAAGATTTAGAAGCACTTTTAAATACAGTTTCGGAAATTACTGATCCATCGCAGCTGCGTGCATTGAATCGCCAAGTATATAACCAAATTCATCCAACTTGGACTAATCGCTCTGGATTGCAACAGGATTTGATCTATCGTCTGGGTGTAGCTGCGGATGGAGCGATCGTTGGTTACAAGGCGGTGAATAAAGAGGCAAATCAAGGAGTCGGGCAAACTCCTCTGCCTAACTTACTTTATAATCCTGCTAACCGCGCTCCCATTTCTAATGAACCGATCGCTCAATTCCGAATAGTGTTTACTACACAAGGTGTGCTGCAAGTTAGTCCTTGGCGGGGATATGCTAGGACACCAGAGGTAGTAGGAGCAAAAATTACTGACTCTAATATAACTAAAGGTTTAAATCAAAAACTTTATAATACAGTTCGCCAAACCTGGAATGGTACCCCCACATTTACGCGAGATTTGAAATATCGGGTAGCGCTCAACAAAGAGGGTGTAATCGCTGACTATGAACCACTAAACCAAGTCGCCTTTGACTATTTTCGGGAAACACCCCTTCCCAAGATGTTCAACGATATCTACGGTTCTAATGTAGCTGCTCCCAATAACAAAGAACCTCTCGCCCACTTCCAAGTAATATTCAAGCCTAGCGGTAAACTTGAAGTCACTCCTTGGCAGGGATATCAGTAA
- a CDS encoding DUF3038 domain-containing protein, producing the protein MNVSASLTPFNSSTQESLPMILDTLPDPAIASKTCPRRTRLQIDLILLAIEALELGGSEAILAFAQELDLKGIVKDRVNLWRMRSSNPLRRAHMRRPLTIMEAKALVVIACYIARRLTVVIRQLLMICEQMEEKQIPLEQNLRLSNYLERFRAHFKSRMNARRSGVLALTSDEKLDALAINLLGQLLFCTGTAGMQRFWISLFDGEVE; encoded by the coding sequence ATGAATGTCTCCGCAAGTTTAACGCCGTTCAACAGTTCAACCCAAGAGTCACTGCCAATGATTCTGGACACTTTACCAGATCCTGCGATCGCTTCCAAAACCTGTCCTCGGAGAACCAGGCTGCAAATTGACCTGATTTTACTGGCAATTGAAGCTTTAGAGCTTGGTGGTTCGGAAGCAATCCTGGCTTTTGCTCAAGAGTTGGATCTTAAAGGAATTGTTAAAGATAGGGTGAATTTATGGCGGATGCGTAGCTCTAACCCGCTACGAAGGGCGCACATGCGCCGTCCCTTAACTATTATGGAAGCAAAAGCTCTGGTGGTCATTGCTTGCTACATAGCACGGCGTTTAACTGTTGTCATTCGCCAGTTACTAATGATATGTGAACAAATGGAAGAAAAGCAGATTCCATTAGAACAGAATTTGCGGCTATCTAATTACCTAGAAAGGTTTAGAGCACATTTTAAGAGCCGGATGAATGCTCGGCGTTCTGGTGTCTTAGCATTAACTTCTGATGAAAAATTAGATGCGCTAGCAATCAATTTGTTAGGACAATTACTCTTTTGTACTGGTACAGCTGGAATGCAGCGGTTCTGGATTAGTCTTTTTGACGGTGAAGTGGAATGA
- a CDS encoding adenine phosphoribosyltransferase: MDLKSLVRDIPDFPKPGILFRDITTLLRDPEGLRYTIDFLTQKCNEAGITADYVIGMESRGFIFGSPLAYKLGAGFIPVRKKGKLPAAVHSIEYELEYGTDCLEVHQDALHQGSRVLIVDDLIATGGTASATAKLVQKIDCELVGFGFIIELRDLEGRKYLPDVPIISVIEY, encoded by the coding sequence ATGGATTTAAAGTCTCTCGTTCGTGACATCCCAGATTTCCCAAAACCCGGAATTTTATTTCGGGATATTACTACGCTGCTTCGCGATCCAGAGGGATTGCGCTACACTATTGACTTTTTAACACAAAAATGTAATGAAGCTGGAATAACAGCAGATTATGTCATTGGTATGGAGTCGAGGGGATTCATTTTTGGTTCACCTCTGGCTTATAAATTAGGGGCTGGTTTTATCCCCGTCCGCAAAAAAGGTAAGTTACCAGCAGCCGTTCACTCAATTGAATATGAACTAGAGTATGGTACAGATTGCCTAGAAGTGCATCAAGACGCTTTACATCAAGGTAGCCGAGTTTTAATTGTGGATGATTTGATTGCCACAGGTGGAACTGCCAGTGCCACAGCAAAGTTGGTACAGAAGATTGACTGCGAACTAGTAGGTTTTGGGTTTATTATCGAACTACGGGATTTAGAAGGGCGTAAATACCTACCAGACGTGCCGATTATCTCTGTAATTGAATATTAG
- a CDS encoding ABC transporter permease yields MTSTRISLETGRDWLIRLVTSDTFIYVVKRLLQALLTLLLASALSFFIIQLAPGDYVDTLRQNPKISPERIEEIKRQFGLDKSWLEQFWLWLWRILTKGDFGTSFIYQRSVSSLLWERVPATLLLAIASLIVTWAIAIPLGIFAAVNQNKLADRILQVISYAGQGFPSFITALALLVLAQITSPLFPVGSMTSINHSELSWFGRILDVGWHMILPTIALSITSFAGLQRITRGELLDVLRQDYIQTARAKGLPENRVIYVHALRNAINPLITLLGFELAGLLNGAFIAEFFFNWPGLGRLALQALQAQDLYLLMASLVMGAVLLIVGNLIADLLLKAADPRIRLENLN; encoded by the coding sequence ATGACATCTACGAGAATTTCCTTGGAGACAGGTCGAGATTGGCTAATCAGGCTAGTCACGAGCGACACTTTTATTTATGTGGTAAAGCGGCTATTGCAAGCACTGCTAACTTTGTTGTTGGCGTCAGCATTATCGTTTTTCATAATTCAACTCGCTCCCGGTGATTATGTAGATACGCTACGGCAAAATCCGAAGATATCTCCAGAAAGAATTGAGGAAATCAAGCGGCAATTTGGTCTGGATAAGTCTTGGCTAGAGCAATTTTGGCTGTGGCTGTGGCGAATCTTGACAAAAGGAGATTTCGGCACGAGTTTTATTTATCAACGTTCAGTATCGTCGCTGCTGTGGGAACGAGTACCAGCTACTTTGCTATTAGCGATCGCATCTTTAATTGTCACATGGGCGATCGCCATCCCTTTAGGGATCTTTGCCGCTGTTAATCAAAATAAACTAGCAGACCGCATTCTACAGGTGATCAGTTACGCTGGACAGGGCTTTCCCAGTTTCATCACAGCCTTAGCGTTGCTGGTTTTAGCCCAAATCACCTCTCCACTGTTCCCTGTGGGGAGTATGACTAGCATCAATCACTCGGAACTATCGTGGTTTGGCAGAATCTTAGATGTCGGCTGGCACATGATTTTACCCACAATCGCCCTCTCAATTACTAGTTTTGCTGGTTTACAACGCATCACTCGCGGCGAATTATTGGATGTGCTACGTCAAGATTACATCCAAACGGCTCGTGCCAAAGGTCTGCCAGAAAACCGCGTTATCTACGTTCATGCACTCCGCAACGCCATAAATCCCTTGATTACCTTATTGGGTTTTGAATTAGCTGGTTTATTAAATGGTGCCTTTATTGCCGAATTTTTCTTCAACTGGCCCGGTTTAGGGAGATTAGCTTTACAGGCTTTACAAGCTCAAGATTTATATTTATTAATGGCAAGCTTAGTAATGGGTGCAGTGCTGTTGATTGTTGGCAATTTAATCGCCGACTTGCTGCTCAAAGCAGCCGATCCACGCATTCGGCTAGAAAACCTCAATTAG
- a CDS encoding response regulator: MKSQANSKPKILVVDDEPDNLDLLYRTFYRDYKVLRANSGPAALDLLAQEGEVAVIISDQRMPMMSGTEFLSLTATQYPDIIRIILTGYTDVEDLVEAINAGKVFKYVTKPWEAEELKGVVRQALDTHNVLKARTRELTRTLRQESLLNTVTNTIRSALDYRQILQAIVDTVGHMLEVDVCLLRPFQDEQLADKGFIYQKAVSEEALEQGNGGAEEEGSRGEVSVSLSPMPLLAQTVWETREVQVIHDVIDDERIHGNTPELRERGQAFAAADICSSLVVPLICQQELMAVLALHQCSVPRFWGDDEVQLVLMVADQAALALSQAYAYEQVRALAKREALINTITSAIRSSLDPQDIFAAITQQLGQALQVDGCVLSLWTEEDEFVECVGLYDSFQHSENLRRHNPSQASPVSDKNSSSNNHLSTQRLPYSQASIQENPILQQMLQTHEPVVIGNVSHSPSDVWGFDLPLKMPARSLMFVPLLADGKCIGSITLHEGKKVRQWLPSDIDLAKAVAAQAAIAVQQSHLYQKTRQQAERLLELDKQKTEFFQNISHEFRTPITLIQGPLESAVAAGEGLSYSQSAIALRNSRRLLRLVNQLLDLQRLDAGRMQPSFHPCDLVEFVSQIVESFRPYCEKKKLHLTTQLDECSTVYLDMEKFDKVVYNLLSNAMKFTPEGGTISVRLKSERNRCILQVQDTGIGIVQEQIPHLFERFRQAEGSANRSYEGSGLGLALVKELVELHGGQVSVESVYGEGTTFSLWLVTGNAHLPAQQVLETSTELNTSRASVELADLELVESTTDHIEDITKNFAPSIDTQDSALKTQHSILVVDDNPDLRTYVSEIFRRNGYHVQTARNGHEGHSKAKEIIPSLIVTDLMMPLVSGLEMIQMIRNEAKLKGIPIILLTAKIDEETRIEGTEHGADAYLAKPFNDRELLAEVRNLLALKENERRIVELNTYLTESVLKRFLPAVLVQKAATGDLTLDLRPEPRLITVLFSDIVGFTQLANTLRSRRVAELLNEYLEAMTKVVFSNGGTVDKFMGDAILALYGAPEELTPNEQVRRAINTARAMHRSLAELNQRWQDQGVFDGHKLTSVQFRCGIHQGTAVVGMFGSAERADYTAIGPSVNIAARLQAAAVPGTILVSAAVADYLQEGEITKGSPLELKGVDETVLTFAVTPEIMVNR; this comes from the coding sequence ATGAAATCCCAAGCAAACAGTAAGCCTAAAATTTTGGTTGTCGATGATGAACCAGACAACCTTGACTTGCTTTACCGTACTTTCTATCGCGACTATAAGGTGCTAAGGGCAAACTCTGGCCCTGCGGCACTCGATCTGCTGGCTCAAGAGGGAGAGGTCGCGGTGATCATCTCCGATCAGCGGATGCCGATGATGAGCGGTACAGAATTTTTGAGCCTGACAGCAACTCAATATCCAGATATTATCCGGATTATTTTAACTGGCTACACCGATGTCGAAGACCTGGTGGAAGCAATCAACGCTGGTAAGGTATTCAAATATGTCACCAAACCGTGGGAAGCTGAGGAACTCAAAGGAGTGGTACGTCAAGCTTTGGATACCCACAATGTTCTCAAAGCCAGAACCCGCGAACTTACCCGCACACTCCGTCAAGAATCGCTGCTGAATACGGTTACAAATACGATTCGTAGTGCTTTAGACTACAGACAAATTTTGCAAGCAATTGTAGATACAGTGGGTCATATGTTGGAGGTGGATGTCTGTCTGTTGCGTCCCTTCCAAGATGAGCAGTTGGCGGATAAAGGATTCATTTACCAGAAGGCTGTTTCTGAAGAAGCTCTTGAGCAGGGGAACGGGGGAGCAGAGGAAGAGGGGAGCAGAGGGGAAGTTTCAGTAAGTCTTTCCCCTATGCCTCTTTTGGCTCAGACAGTGTGGGAAACCCGCGAAGTCCAGGTGATTCATGATGTGATCGATGATGAGCGTATTCACGGTAATACTCCCGAACTGCGTGAGCGTGGGCAAGCTTTTGCTGCTGCTGACATTTGTTCTAGTTTAGTTGTGCCCTTGATCTGCCAACAAGAACTAATGGCAGTATTAGCACTGCACCAGTGTTCTGTTCCTCGCTTCTGGGGCGATGATGAGGTGCAGTTAGTGTTGATGGTAGCGGATCAGGCAGCCTTAGCTTTGTCTCAAGCTTATGCTTACGAACAAGTACGTGCCCTTGCCAAGCGAGAAGCTCTAATTAATACGATTACTAGCGCGATTCGCTCTAGTTTAGATCCCCAAGATATCTTTGCGGCGATCACTCAGCAATTGGGACAAGCTTTACAAGTCGATGGCTGTGTCCTGTCTTTGTGGACAGAAGAAGATGAGTTTGTTGAGTGTGTAGGCTTGTATGACAGTTTTCAACATTCAGAAAATTTGCGTAGGCACAACCCGTCGCAGGCATCGCCAGTCTCAGACAAGAATTCAAGTAGCAATAATCACCTTTCAACCCAGAGATTACCTTATTCTCAAGCATCCATACAAGAGAATCCCATCCTCCAACAAATGCTACAGACACATGAACCTGTGGTAATTGGTAATGTGAGCCATTCTCCCTCAGATGTATGGGGTTTTGATTTACCTTTAAAAATGCCAGCGCGATCGCTCATGTTCGTGCCATTATTGGCTGATGGCAAATGTATTGGTAGTATTACTTTGCATGAAGGTAAAAAAGTACGTCAGTGGTTGCCATCTGATATCGATTTGGCGAAAGCAGTAGCAGCGCAAGCCGCGATCGCTGTGCAACAATCACACTTATATCAAAAAACTCGCCAACAAGCTGAACGCTTATTGGAATTAGATAAACAAAAAACCGAATTTTTCCAAAATATCTCCCATGAATTTCGCACACCCATCACCTTGATTCAAGGGCCTTTAGAGTCAGCGGTGGCGGCTGGTGAGGGATTATCTTACTCTCAAAGTGCGATCGCCCTGCGTAACTCTCGCCGTCTGCTGCGGCTGGTAAATCAACTCCTCGATTTACAACGCCTGGATGCGGGAAGAATGCAACCTAGTTTCCATCCCTGCGATTTAGTCGAATTTGTCAGCCAAATTGTGGAATCTTTTCGTCCCTACTGTGAGAAAAAGAAACTGCATCTCACTACACAGTTAGATGAATGTTCTACGGTGTACTTGGACATGGAAAAATTTGACAAGGTGGTTTATAACCTTCTGTCAAATGCCATGAAGTTTACTCCTGAAGGTGGCACAATCAGTGTCAGACTAAAATCTGAACGTAATCGTTGCATATTGCAAGTACAAGATACTGGAATCGGCATTGTTCAAGAACAAATTCCCCACCTATTTGAGCGCTTCCGCCAAGCTGAAGGTTCCGCAAACCGATCCTATGAAGGCAGCGGTTTGGGTTTAGCCTTAGTTAAAGAATTAGTAGAATTACATGGTGGTCAAGTCAGCGTGGAATCAGTTTACGGTGAAGGCACTACCTTTAGTTTATGGCTTGTGACTGGAAATGCTCATTTACCCGCACAGCAAGTACTAGAAACGTCAACAGAACTGAATACGAGCCGTGCTAGCGTAGAATTGGCTGATTTAGAACTAGTAGAGTCAACAACAGACCATATTGAAGATATTACAAAAAACTTTGCCCCCAGTATTGATACTCAAGACTCAGCACTTAAGACTCAGCACTCAATTTTAGTTGTAGATGACAACCCGGATTTGCGAACCTATGTATCTGAGATTTTCCGCCGCAATGGCTATCATGTACAGACGGCTCGTAACGGTCATGAAGGGCACAGTAAAGCTAAGGAAATTATACCCAGCTTGATTGTGACTGACTTAATGATGCCCTTGGTCAGCGGACTTGAGATGATTCAGATGATTCGCAATGAGGCGAAGTTAAAAGGAATACCAATCATTCTGCTGACAGCGAAAATAGATGAGGAAACTCGCATTGAAGGTACAGAACATGGTGCGGACGCTTATTTAGCAAAACCATTCAACGATCGGGAACTATTGGCGGAAGTTCGCAATCTTTTAGCGTTGAAGGAAAATGAACGACGAATCGTGGAGTTAAATACTTATCTAACAGAATCGGTACTAAAACGCTTTTTACCAGCTGTCTTGGTGCAAAAAGCCGCAACCGGGGATTTAACGTTAGATTTGCGCCCAGAACCACGCTTAATTACAGTTTTGTTTAGTGACATTGTGGGTTTTACACAGCTAGCAAATACTCTCAGATCCCGGCGAGTAGCAGAGTTGCTAAATGAATATTTAGAAGCCATGACCAAGGTTGTCTTTAGTAATGGCGGCACTGTAGATAAATTTATGGGAGACGCTATCTTAGCTTTATACGGAGCGCCGGAAGAACTAACCCCTAATGAACAGGTACGTCGTGCTATTAATACAGCCAGAGCAATGCATCGTTCACTCGCGGAATTGAACCAACGCTGGCAAGACCAAGGTGTATTCGATGGTCACAAACTTACTAGCGTCCAGTTCCGGTGCGGTATCCACCAAGGTACTGCTGTTGTGGGGATGTTTGGTAGCGCTGAACGTGCCGATTATACTGCTATTGGCCCAAGTGTGAATATTGCTGCTAGATTACAAGCTGCCGCTGTTCCCGGTACAATCCTGGTTTCTGCTGCCGTGGCAGATTATTTACAGGAAGGAGAAATTACTAAAGGTAGTCCGCTAGAACTTAAAGGAGTAGATGAAACAGTTTTGACTTTCGCTGTTACACCAGAGATAATGGTTAATCGCTAA
- a CDS encoding GNAT family N-acetyltransferase, with amino-acid sequence MNKINTKLALKYRFFHPYHQLPIDPASCQFQIRAATPADLIGVAQIITESFHSHNGIWGWAFPLLRLGIYEDLRHRMASPAPRHICLVAFEATSGEVNNLVGSVELGVRYSDSWNQVGVGFPYLSNLAVHPKYRRHGVASGLLTSCEKVSREWGFQDLYLHVLENNHQARQLYFKLGYRVHKVESNWNTFFLRRSSQMLLHKHLSAD; translated from the coding sequence TTGAATAAAATCAATACTAAACTAGCCTTGAAATATCGGTTTTTTCATCCATACCACCAATTGCCAATCGATCCAGCTTCCTGCCAATTCCAAATTCGTGCGGCTACACCTGCTGATTTGATTGGTGTTGCCCAAATTATTACTGAAAGCTTTCACTCCCACAACGGTATATGGGGATGGGCTTTTCCATTGCTACGTCTGGGTATTTACGAAGACTTAAGGCATCGGATGGCATCACCTGCGCCCCGTCATATTTGTTTAGTAGCTTTTGAAGCTACTAGTGGTGAAGTTAATAACTTAGTGGGAAGTGTGGAATTGGGTGTACGCTACAGTGATTCCTGGAACCAGGTTGGCGTAGGTTTTCCTTACTTATCTAATTTAGCGGTTCACCCAAAATACCGTAGACATGGTGTGGCTTCAGGATTACTTACTAGCTGTGAAAAAGTCTCTCGTGAGTGGGGATTTCAAGACTTATATCTCCATGTTTTAGAAAATAACCATCAAGCAAGACAGCTTTATTTCAAGCTGGGATACCGGGTGCATAAAGTTGAATCTAATTGGAATACATTTTTTCTCAGACGCTCAAGCCAGATGTTATTGCATAAGCACCTGAGTGCTGACTAG
- a CDS encoding histidinol-phosphate transaminase translates to MLPFIRSDLAQFSAYKPHPSSDTAASVPTQFDRLDTNESPYDLPPELKEKLAWTYQQVIETNRYPDGGHETLKDAIAEYVNESAALSPSLFTAANISVGNGSDELIRSLLIATCLGGEGSILVANPTFSMYGILAQTLGIPVVAVGRNETNFEIDISAAQSAIEQTQNPPIRVVFVVHPNSPTANSLTAAELAWLKSLPQHILVVIDEAYFEFSKNTLVHELTQHPNWIILRTFSKAFRLASLRVGYCVAHPEAIAILEKVRLPYNLPSFSIAAALVALQNRTLLLESISQTLSERAKLIEILSQQPELQITPSAANFIYLRLQPNGSHPQDTALKTFHQKLRTLGTLVRHISGGLRITVGTIEENTRTVNRVQAALANLES, encoded by the coding sequence ATGCTTCCCTTCATCCGGTCAGATTTAGCACAATTTAGTGCGTACAAACCCCACCCCAGCAGCGATACAGCCGCATCTGTCCCCACACAGTTCGATCGGCTGGATACAAATGAAAGCCCCTATGATTTACCACCTGAGCTAAAAGAGAAGCTAGCCTGGACGTATCAGCAAGTAATTGAAACAAATCGTTATCCCGATGGTGGACATGAAACACTTAAGGATGCGATCGCCGAGTATGTCAACGAGTCAGCCGCCCTTTCACCATCTTTGTTTACTGCTGCCAATATTTCTGTTGGTAATGGTTCAGATGAACTAATCCGCTCTTTATTAATCGCCACCTGTCTAGGAGGAGAAGGTTCAATTCTCGTTGCTAATCCCACTTTCTCTATGTACGGGATTTTGGCACAAACTTTGGGCATTCCTGTAGTGGCAGTGGGTAGAAATGAAACCAATTTTGAAATTGACATCAGCGCCGCACAGTCCGCCATCGAACAAACTCAAAATCCTCCCATTCGCGTAGTTTTCGTAGTGCATCCCAATTCACCGACTGCCAATAGCTTAACTGCGGCAGAGTTGGCATGGCTAAAAAGTTTACCACAACATATTTTGGTAGTAATTGATGAAGCTTATTTTGAATTCAGTAAAAATACTCTAGTACATGAATTAACTCAACACCCTAATTGGATTATATTACGTACTTTTTCTAAAGCCTTCCGATTAGCATCTCTCCGTGTCGGTTATTGCGTCGCTCATCCCGAAGCGATCGCCATCTTAGAAAAAGTTCGCTTACCCTACAATCTCCCCAGCTTTTCCATCGCAGCAGCATTAGTTGCTTTACAAAACCGCACACTCTTACTTGAATCAATTTCCCAAACTCTGAGTGAACGAGCCAAACTAATCGAAATTTTATCCCAACAACCAGAACTACAAATTACTCCAAGTGCTGCCAACTTTATTTACCTGCGTCTTCAACCAAATGGCTCTCATCCGCAAGATACTGCTTTAAAAACTTTCCACCAAAAACTTAGGACACTCGGCACTCTTGTGCGACACATTAGCGGAGGATTACGAATTACTGTCGGGACAATAGAAGAAAACACCCGCACCGTAAATCGAGTACAAGCTGCTTTGGCAAATTTGGAATCTTAG
- a CDS encoding YqiA/YcfP family alpha/beta fold hydrolase: MFTQYIYLHGFASSPNSAKARDISDRFSQIKTKLKIPDLNVGDFSQLTITRQITQVAAGFSDDSTPVTLIGSSLGGLTAAHLGQQYLQVQRLVLLAPAFGFLSHWLPKLGNEEVQRWQQEKHIMVYHYGEGRSIPLSYNFVTDAAQYQEKLLQRPIPTLILHGKKDEVIPIEASRDFARSRPWVELVELDSDHALGNVMEEIWQAIRLFCQLP, from the coding sequence ATGTTTACTCAGTATATCTACTTGCACGGCTTTGCTTCCAGCCCTAATTCTGCCAAAGCACGGGATATAAGCGATCGCTTTTCCCAAATTAAAACAAAGCTGAAAATTCCCGATTTGAATGTCGGCGATTTTTCCCAGTTGACCATCACTCGTCAGATCACTCAAGTTGCGGCAGGATTCAGTGATGATTCTACGCCAGTAACGCTGATTGGCTCAAGTTTGGGCGGTTTGACCGCTGCCCACTTGGGTCAGCAATATTTACAAGTACAGCGTCTTGTACTGCTAGCACCAGCTTTTGGGTTTTTATCTCATTGGTTGCCCAAGCTAGGAAATGAAGAAGTACAGCGTTGGCAGCAAGAAAAACATATCATGGTCTACCACTATGGGGAAGGGCGATCAATTCCTTTAAGCTACAATTTCGTGACAGATGCCGCCCAATACCAAGAAAAGCTTTTGCAACGTCCTATCCCCACCCTAATTTTGCATGGAAAAAAGGATGAAGTTATCCCCATCGAAGCCAGTCGTGACTTTGCGCGTTCACGTCCTTGGGTGGAGTTAGTCGAACTCGACAGTGACCACGCTTTAGGTAATGTTATGGAAGAAATTTGGCAGGCAATTCGACTCTTTTGCCAATTACCTTGA